One segment of Insulibacter thermoxylanivorax DNA contains the following:
- a CDS encoding carbohydrate ABC transporter permease: MQTKGDQPGVITKVLYYVFLITGAIISVFPFYWMFVIGSNGRGAATRIPPVVTIGDQFVENFQRALSKTEFWTAILNSVMISSAVTLSVLLFCSLAGYAFAKYEFKFKRTLFIFVLGTLFVPTQLSVLPTYVIMAKLGWIDTYYAVIVPAMVNAFGIFWMRQYISSAVNSELLEAGRIDGAGHLHIFSKIVVPIITPAYATLGIFTFMNTWNDFFWPFVVLKDRSHYTIQIALQQLFHTRDGLDYGMILSATFMATLPLLIVFLLFSRWFIAGLTSGAVKS; the protein is encoded by the coding sequence ATGCAGACGAAGGGTGATCAACCCGGAGTGATCACGAAGGTCTTATATTATGTGTTCTTAATCACCGGCGCGATCATTTCGGTCTTCCCATTCTATTGGATGTTCGTCATCGGTTCCAACGGCAGGGGAGCGGCTACCCGGATTCCGCCCGTAGTTACGATTGGTGATCAATTCGTCGAAAACTTTCAGCGAGCGCTGTCGAAGACGGAGTTCTGGACAGCGATCCTTAATTCGGTCATGATCTCATCGGCGGTGACCTTGTCCGTGCTGTTGTTCTGTTCGCTGGCCGGATATGCATTTGCAAAGTATGAATTCAAGTTCAAGCGCACACTGTTCATCTTCGTGCTGGGCACGCTGTTCGTACCGACACAACTCAGTGTCCTGCCTACTTATGTGATCATGGCGAAACTGGGCTGGATCGATACTTATTATGCGGTTATCGTACCGGCGATGGTGAACGCCTTCGGCATCTTCTGGATGCGCCAATATATCTCGAGCGCGGTGAATTCTGAACTTCTGGAAGCCGGACGGATCGACGGCGCAGGGCATCTGCATATCTTCAGCAAAATCGTGGTGCCGATCATCACGCCGGCCTATGCAACCCTTGGGATCTTCACCTTCATGAACACATGGAATGATTTCTTCTGGCCTTTCGTCGTATTGAAGGACCGGAGTCACTATACGATTCAGATTGCCTTGCAGCAATTGTTCCATACGCGCGACGGGCTGGATTACGGCATGATCCTGTCGGCGACATTCATGGCAACATTGCCCCTGCTGATCGTGTTCTTGCTCTTCAGCCGCTGGTTCATCGCGGGACTGACTTCCGGAGCGGTCAAAAGCTGA
- a CDS encoding carbohydrate ABC transporter permease produces the protein MPQTVPSSAGTAQKRIWLTERRRSSLTAYLFISPFFVIFAIFGLYPIIFTLYLSLFRWDALGPMKYVGLQNFKFVVEDPIFWTSFTNTLLISAMGTIPQLMLALVLAAFLNSQITRFKKTFRVLYFMPNITSIVAVTLVFSALFSSGGMVNWFFGLLGVDPVNWTSGWWGVKIAIATMIMWRWTGYNTIIYLSGMQSIPTDLYEAARIDGANRWQIMTRITLPLLRPFVLFTVMMSTIGSLQLFTEPYVYLGQSGTSSTRSEGITMVIYLYTEAFSNSFFGTAAATAVILLFFTIIFSLINIAATRRIGGTDDGGGL, from the coding sequence ATGCCACAGACGGTTCCATCCTCTGCCGGCACGGCACAGAAACGCATCTGGCTGACGGAGAGAAGAAGAAGCAGTCTAACGGCTTATTTGTTCATATCGCCTTTTTTCGTAATATTCGCCATTTTCGGCCTTTATCCGATTATTTTCACCCTGTATCTGTCCTTATTCCGCTGGGATGCTTTGGGGCCGATGAAATATGTCGGATTGCAGAATTTCAAATTTGTTGTCGAAGATCCGATCTTCTGGACTTCCTTTACCAATACACTGCTGATCAGTGCCATGGGGACGATTCCCCAGCTAATGCTGGCACTTGTATTGGCTGCATTCCTGAATTCCCAGATCACCCGCTTTAAGAAGACCTTTCGCGTGCTCTATTTCATGCCGAACATCACGTCGATCGTCGCTGTAACGCTGGTCTTCAGCGCGCTGTTCAGCTCCGGCGGCATGGTGAACTGGTTCTTCGGCTTGCTCGGCGTGGACCCGGTCAATTGGACGTCCGGCTGGTGGGGTGTCAAGATCGCTATCGCAACGATGATCATGTGGCGGTGGACGGGATACAACACGATCATCTATCTGTCAGGGATGCAAAGCATACCGACGGATCTCTATGAAGCGGCGAGGATCGACGGTGCGAACCGCTGGCAGATCATGACCCGGATTACCCTGCCCCTGCTGAGACCCTTCGTGCTGTTCACCGTGATGATGTCGACGATCGGCTCGCTGCAGCTGTTTACGGAGCCGTATGTCTACTTAGGTCAGTCCGGGACAAGTTCCACCCGCTCCGAAGGGATCACGATGGTCATCTATCTGTATACCGAGGCCTTCAGCAATTCGTTCTTCGGAACGGCAGCGGCAACGGCGGTGATCCTGTTGTTCTTCACCATCATCTTCTCCTTAATCAACATCGCGGCAACGCGCCGCATCGGCGGTACGGATGACGGAGGTGGATTGTGA
- a CDS encoding extracellular solute-binding protein, whose product MSKMRKRSFLALVIALIFALAACTGGGSNGGNDNKGGNDPQPANNNNNNETPSNTEIIELSFWTLGNVNYEELAQEYMAENPHIKITVQNTGDQTAHHNNLTTALSANSGAPDIFQLEIGFMERFIGAQDKFHNLNDLGAQNVKDLYLDWKWAQASSPDGSFQIGLPTDIGPTVAYYRIDLFEEAGLPTDPEEVTAMIDTWDKFTAVAKEYSDKMGKPFVDSRDLIYNAVRDQSDGEIYYSKEDGSFIGDQNPQVRKAYDLTVKGIQEGWVSSHGLWSTEWTQGMNDGHHAVVLGPAWMLGNIKSGGPDTSGLWRIAQLPEGSGNWGGSFLVLPKEGKHPEEAYKFIEWMVGKEGQIKSFQTKGLMPSIPSVYDEPEFADFTDEFLGGQKSAVEFGKAATRVAPVYYGPLHDQTDAYIKEALQNVQEKGADPEAEWNAALDKILRLIERSQ is encoded by the coding sequence ATGAGCAAGATGAGGAAGAGAAGTTTTCTCGCCTTGGTTATTGCCCTGATCTTCGCACTGGCTGCTTGCACCGGCGGCGGATCAAACGGCGGCAATGACAACAAAGGCGGCAACGATCCTCAGCCAGCGAACAACAACAATAACAATGAAACTCCATCGAATACGGAGATCATCGAGTTGTCCTTCTGGACGCTTGGGAACGTCAACTATGAGGAACTGGCTCAGGAGTACATGGCTGAGAATCCGCATATCAAGATCACCGTGCAGAACACGGGGGATCAGACTGCCCACCACAACAACTTAACGACAGCGCTTTCAGCTAATTCGGGGGCACCGGATATCTTCCAGCTGGAGATCGGTTTTATGGAGCGTTTCATCGGAGCACAAGATAAGTTCCATAACTTGAACGATCTCGGTGCGCAGAATGTCAAGGACTTGTACCTCGATTGGAAATGGGCACAGGCGTCTTCGCCGGACGGCTCCTTCCAGATCGGGCTGCCGACGGATATCGGTCCTACCGTTGCTTACTATCGCATCGACCTCTTCGAAGAGGCAGGTCTGCCAACGGATCCGGAAGAGGTTACCGCAATGATCGATACTTGGGACAAATTCACTGCGGTAGCGAAGGAATACTCCGACAAGATGGGCAAGCCTTTCGTGGATTCGCGCGACCTGATCTACAACGCTGTCCGCGACCAATCCGACGGGGAGATCTACTACAGCAAGGAAGACGGCTCCTTCATCGGCGATCAGAATCCGCAGGTGCGCAAGGCTTATGATCTGACCGTCAAAGGCATTCAAGAAGGATGGGTAAGCTCGCACGGACTGTGGTCCACCGAATGGACGCAGGGTATGAACGACGGCCATCACGCGGTTGTTCTCGGTCCGGCTTGGATGCTGGGCAATATCAAGAGCGGCGGTCCTGACACCAGCGGTCTGTGGCGAATCGCTCAGCTTCCGGAAGGTTCGGGTAACTGGGGAGGTTCCTTCCTCGTGTTGCCGAAGGAAGGCAAGCATCCTGAGGAAGCTTACAAATTCATCGAATGGATGGTCGGCAAGGAAGGCCAGATCAAGTCCTTCCAGACCAAAGGTTTGATGCCGTCGATTCCTTCGGTGTACGATGAGCCCGAGTTCGCAGACTTCACGGATGAGTTCCTGGGCGGTCAGAAGTCCGCTGTTGAATTCGGTAAAGCTGCGACTCGCGTGGCTCCGGTATACTACGGACCTCTGCACGACCAGACGGATGCTTACATCAAGGAGGCGCTGCAGAACGTTCAGGAGAAAGGTGCCGATCCAGAAGCGGAATGGAACGCAGCCCTTGATAAGATCCTGCGCCTGATCGAGCGCAGTCAATAA
- a CDS encoding SulP family inorganic anion transporter, which produces MLLRDDRFKGYRLQHLQKDVISGFVVGIVAIPLGMAFAIASGVKPEYGLYTTIIAGIIISLLGGSRFQIGGPTGAFIPILFGIVMQYGYENLLIAGFMAGIMLILMGAFRLGGVIKYIPRPVTIGFTAGIAVIIFTGQIGNFLGLTGMERHEDFISNMGEIASHIHTINLYSVITALICLAAMLIIQRYFPKVPASLFGLFVSSITAYYLFPGKVATIGSTYGGIPSKLPSLQFPEITWDRIEMLLVPAFTIAMLGGIESLLSAVVADGMTGTRHNSNRELIGQGIANVVTPLFGGIPATGAIARTATNIRSGAISPLSGVIHGVVVLLVLLLFAPLASNIPLAAMAPILMVVAWNMSERYEFAHIIRTRSADTIVLLVTFLLTVFTSLTTAVPVGIALSIVIFVKRMTEILTIAKVGTGAGQEQDDGKEMTDGESAVSDIFERQRSCPQIDIFNIEGPLFFGAANMFEKSIMREIQSKPKVLILQLTDVPYMDTTGEGNLSSIVRHFKKQGGTIVLSGLQEQPRKLLEKTGLLNLIGEDHIFAATEDAVNFALSKVDASSCANCRQMAFPKCSLLSESAMREVSTASALLESKQSKQLS; this is translated from the coding sequence ATGCTCTTGAGAGATGATCGGTTTAAGGGTTATCGACTGCAGCATTTGCAGAAGGATGTTATCTCCGGTTTCGTCGTAGGGATCGTCGCCATTCCATTAGGGATGGCGTTTGCTATTGCTTCGGGGGTCAAACCTGAGTACGGTCTTTATACGACGATTATCGCCGGGATCATCATTTCGCTCTTAGGGGGGTCCAGGTTCCAGATCGGCGGACCGACGGGAGCTTTCATCCCGATCCTGTTCGGGATCGTCATGCAGTACGGGTATGAGAATCTTCTCATCGCAGGATTCATGGCGGGGATCATGCTCATCCTGATGGGTGCCTTCCGCTTAGGAGGCGTGATCAAGTACATTCCCCGGCCTGTGACGATCGGCTTCACCGCGGGAATCGCCGTCATCATCTTCACTGGACAGATCGGCAACTTCCTGGGTTTGACCGGGATGGAGCGGCATGAGGACTTTATCTCCAATATGGGAGAGATCGCTTCCCACATTCATACGATCAATCTGTACAGCGTGATCACCGCTTTGATCTGTCTTGCCGCGATGCTCATCATTCAGAGATATTTCCCCAAAGTACCGGCTTCTTTGTTCGGACTTTTCGTTTCCAGCATCACCGCCTACTACTTGTTCCCGGGCAAGGTGGCAACCATCGGTTCCACTTACGGCGGCATCCCGAGCAAACTGCCCAGCTTACAATTTCCTGAGATCACGTGGGACCGCATCGAGATGCTTCTGGTGCCGGCCTTCACCATCGCCATGCTCGGCGGCATCGAATCCCTGTTATCAGCCGTTGTCGCTGACGGCATGACGGGTACCCGCCATAACAGCAACAGGGAATTGATCGGGCAGGGGATTGCTAACGTCGTCACACCGCTGTTCGGCGGTATACCCGCTACGGGAGCGATCGCACGCACGGCGACGAATATCAGAAGCGGTGCGATATCGCCGTTATCCGGGGTCATACACGGCGTGGTCGTCCTGCTCGTGCTTCTGCTGTTCGCACCGCTCGCCTCGAACATCCCGCTGGCGGCGATGGCACCGATCCTCATGGTCGTCGCTTGGAACATGAGCGAGCGCTATGAGTTCGCCCACATCATTCGGACGCGCAGCGCCGATACCATCGTCCTGCTGGTCACCTTCCTGCTCACGGTCTTCACCAGCCTGACGACGGCGGTGCCCGTTGGGATCGCGCTGTCCATCGTCATCTTCGTCAAACGCATGACCGAGATCTTGACGATCGCTAAAGTCGGCACCGGCGCCGGTCAAGAGCAGGACGATGGCAAAGAGATGACCGACGGTGAATCGGCGGTCTCCGACATCTTCGAAAGGCAGCGCAGCTGCCCGCAGATCGATATCTTTAATATCGAAGGGCCGTTGTTCTTCGGCGCAGCGAATATGTTCGAGAAGTCGATCATGAGGGAAATCCAAAGCAAGCCGAAGGTGCTGATCCTGCAGCTGACGGATGTGCCGTATATGGATACGACCGGAGAAGGCAACTTATCCAGCATCGTCCGACACTTCAAGAAACAAGGCGGCACCATCGTCTTATCTGGACTGCAAGAGCAGCCGCGGAAGCTGCTGGAGAAGACCGGCCTCTTGAACTTGATCGGTGAAGACCACATCTTCGCCGCAACGGAGGACGCGGTGAACTTCGCACTGAGCAAGGTGGATGCCTCATCCTGCGCGAACTGCCGACAGATGGCCTTCCCGAAGTGCAGCCTCCTGTCCGAGTCTGCCATGCGTGAAGTCAGCACAGCATCCGCCCTCCTCGAAAGCAAGCAAAGCAAGCAGTTGTCGTAA
- the acpS gene encoding holo-ACP synthase has translation MIAGIGADLTEISRIQDLLGKASSERFLQRILTPAEREAAELKQGARLAEFVAGRFAAKESVAKALGCGIGAGLSFQDIEIINDARTGKPVCTVREEALIRAGLDHTAKIHLTITHTQDVAAAFVVIEN, from the coding sequence ATGATAGCCGGTATAGGTGCGGATCTGACGGAGATCTCCCGCATCCAGGATTTGCTTGGGAAGGCGTCTAGCGAGCGGTTTTTGCAGCGGATCCTGACGCCCGCAGAACGAGAGGCGGCGGAACTTAAACAAGGAGCCCGATTGGCGGAGTTCGTAGCGGGCCGATTTGCGGCCAAGGAATCCGTGGCTAAGGCATTAGGATGCGGAATCGGAGCGGGCTTAAGTTTTCAGGATATCGAGATCATCAATGATGCTCGTACCGGCAAGCCGGTTTGCACCGTGCGTGAAGAAGCGCTGATCCGGGCCGGGCTGGATCATACGGCTAAGATCCATCTTACGATCACCCATACCCAAGATGTTGCAGCGGCTTTCGTGGTGATCGAGAATTGA
- the nadE gene encoding ammonia-dependent NAD(+) synthetase, translated as MSLQQEIIARLGVKPTIDVEEEVRRRVDWLKKHVLETKTSGLLIAISGGLDSAVAAALCKRATDELSEETGQEYITLGVYQPYGEQEDIGDSYEIAEALQLDHTVETNIVEAVDEIVLETEVAFRSLGKPRHLSKAAKGNVKARTRMVIQYALAFDLNLLVVGTDHAAENITGFYTKWGDGAADLMPLASLNKRQVAMLAEYLGVPERVINKVPTAGLWDGQTDEEELGLSYDIINDYLEGKEIDPQAREKLEQQYLRTEHKRSPIPGI; from the coding sequence ATGAGTTTGCAACAAGAGATCATCGCCCGCTTAGGCGTGAAGCCGACGATCGATGTCGAGGAAGAGGTAAGGCGGCGCGTTGATTGGCTCAAGAAGCATGTGCTGGAGACGAAGACAAGCGGACTGCTGATCGCGATCAGCGGCGGTCTGGATAGTGCGGTTGCTGCAGCTTTGTGCAAGCGTGCTACGGATGAGCTGTCAGAAGAGACTGGCCAGGAATATATCACATTGGGTGTCTATCAACCCTATGGAGAGCAGGAGGATATCGGCGATAGTTACGAAATCGCTGAAGCGCTGCAATTGGATCATACCGTGGAGACCAATATCGTCGAAGCCGTAGATGAGATCGTGCTGGAGACGGAAGTCGCCTTTCGCTCCCTCGGCAAACCTCGTCATCTAAGCAAAGCAGCCAAAGGGAATGTTAAGGCGCGCACCCGCATGGTTATACAATATGCGCTGGCCTTTGATCTAAACTTGCTCGTAGTCGGAACCGATCATGCAGCGGAGAACATCACCGGCTTCTATACCAAATGGGGGGACGGCGCTGCCGACCTGATGCCGCTCGCCTCGCTGAACAAACGTCAGGTTGCCATGTTAGCGGAATACCTCGGCGTGCCGGAGCGAGTGATCAATAAAGTGCCGACAGCGGGCCTCTGGGATGGTCAGACGGATGAAGAGGAGCTCGGCCTCTCATACGATATCATCAATGATTATCTCGAAGGCAAGGAGATTGACCCGCAAGCACGCGAGAAGCTGGAGCAGCAATATCTGCGCACGGAACATAAGCGCTCTCCCATCCCGGGCATATGA
- a CDS encoding BrxA/BrxB family bacilliredoxin, whose amino-acid sequence MNMHFELYMKDMIQPMRDELTSAGIKELLTPEEVEENFEKAKDGTALVVVNSVCGCAAGQARPGVVRALQHDVKPDYLFTVFAGQEREATAKAREYFAPYPPSSPSIALMKHGELVHFIERHQIEDRSAEEIAADLIAAFDKYCK is encoded by the coding sequence ATGAATATGCATTTCGAATTATATATGAAAGATATGATCCAACCGATGCGCGACGAGCTGACGAGTGCAGGAATCAAGGAACTTCTGACGCCGGAAGAAGTAGAGGAGAACTTCGAGAAGGCGAAGGACGGCACAGCGCTCGTCGTCGTCAACTCCGTTTGCGGCTGCGCTGCAGGGCAAGCCCGCCCGGGCGTGGTGCGCGCATTGCAGCATGATGTGAAGCCGGATTACTTGTTCACCGTATTCGCCGGCCAAGAGAGGGAAGCGACGGCCAAGGCTCGTGAGTATTTTGCACCGTATCCGCCTTCCTCGCCGTCGATCGCTTTGATGAAACATGGCGAACTCGTGCATTTCATTGAGCGCCACCAGATCGAAGATCGTTCAGCAGAAGAGATCGCTGCTGATCTGATCGCTGCGTTTGATAAGTACTGCAAGTAA
- a CDS encoding DUF3905 domain-containing protein, with amino-acid sequence MNKEYEDESPRNQDVQEKLAQIAKDDHTLDPYEINFREEFLSGRGPREPFVNEYGVVIGDHMYDSPESPLNNWSKDTDPAVMSGDQWVHPFKDIGFHTRENRDYFERGIKPHSGMFMHPGEDAAYRMDLKVNDEDHGLEKRKDQ; translated from the coding sequence ATGAATAAGGAATATGAGGATGAGTCGCCGCGCAACCAGGACGTCCAAGAGAAGCTGGCACAGATCGCCAAGGATGATCATACGCTGGATCCTTATGAGATCAATTTTCGAGAGGAGTTCCTGAGCGGCAGAGGACCAAGGGAACCTTTCGTTAATGAATACGGGGTTGTGATCGGCGACCATATGTACGATTCCCCGGAGTCCCCGCTGAACAATTGGAGCAAAGATACGGATCCAGCAGTGATGTCCGGTGATCAGTGGGTGCATCCGTTCAAGGATATCGGCTTTCATACGCGGGAGAACAGGGACTATTTTGAGCGGGGAATCAAACCGCACAGCGGTATGTTCATGCATCCAGGCGAAGATGCTGCATACAGAATGGATTTGAAAGTCAATGATGAAGATCATGGGTTAGAGAAGCGGAAGGATCAGTGA
- a CDS encoding NAD(P)/FAD-dependent oxidoreductase, whose protein sequence is MYDVIIIGGGPAGLMAAISASKQQAKVLLVDKGDKLGRKLGISGGGRCNVTNNQDLDELIRNIPGNGRFLYSALAEFNNRHIIEFFEGLGIPLKEEDNGRMFPATDKAKTVVDALVSQVRRQGVRIMTNSPVKRVLYEDGSAAGIELQSGERINGRSVIIATGGKSVPQTGSTGDGYRWAEEAGHTITELFPTEVPITLTDSFIQSRELQGLSLRNVTLSVWNPKKKRVISHTGDMIFTHFGISGPIALRCSQFIYKVQQKFQVQDVRLTIDLFPDQTEEEVFRQLYSIIKEHAKKTVKNALKGVLPERLLPVLLRKSGLDGERTGDHASKQGILTIAQKAKAFSLHANGTLSLEQAFVTGGGVNIKEVDPKTMRSKLMRGLYFCGEVLDIYGYTGGYNITAAFVTGYTAGKNAALDTYARTSPEK, encoded by the coding sequence TTGTATGACGTTATCATCATCGGCGGAGGTCCGGCCGGGCTCATGGCGGCCATCTCCGCGAGCAAGCAGCAGGCAAAGGTGCTCTTAGTGGACAAGGGAGATAAGCTCGGCCGCAAACTCGGCATATCGGGCGGCGGGCGCTGCAATGTCACGAATAACCAAGATCTTGACGAACTGATTCGCAATATCCCCGGCAACGGCCGGTTCTTGTACAGCGCGCTTGCCGAATTCAATAATCGGCATATCATCGAATTCTTCGAAGGGCTCGGCATTCCCCTGAAGGAAGAGGACAACGGCCGGATGTTCCCGGCCACGGACAAGGCGAAGACCGTCGTCGATGCCCTCGTGTCCCAAGTGCGCAGACAAGGGGTGCGCATCATGACGAACAGTCCGGTCAAGAGGGTCTTGTACGAAGACGGCTCTGCCGCCGGCATCGAACTGCAGAGCGGCGAACGCATCAACGGCCGCAGCGTGATCATCGCCACAGGAGGCAAATCCGTGCCGCAAACCGGTTCCACCGGCGACGGCTATCGCTGGGCGGAGGAAGCCGGGCATACGATCACGGAACTCTTCCCGACTGAAGTGCCCATCACCCTGACCGATTCCTTCATCCAAAGCCGCGAACTGCAAGGCCTGTCCTTGCGGAATGTGACGCTGTCCGTATGGAACCCGAAGAAGAAGCGGGTGATCTCCCATACAGGGGATATGATCTTCACCCACTTCGGCATATCCGGTCCAATCGCATTGCGCTGCAGTCAGTTTATTTATAAGGTGCAGCAAAAATTCCAAGTTCAGGACGTGCGGCTGACGATCGACCTGTTCCCTGATCAGACAGAGGAAGAGGTGTTCCGTCAGTTATACAGCATCATCAAAGAGCATGCCAAAAAAACCGTCAAAAACGCGCTCAAAGGCGTTCTTCCCGAGCGTCTCCTGCCCGTCCTCCTGCGCAAATCCGGCCTTGACGGCGAACGGACCGGAGATCATGCCAGCAAACAAGGCATCCTGACGATCGCCCAGAAGGCCAAAGCCTTCTCCCTTCATGCGAATGGCACCCTGTCGCTGGAACAGGCTTTCGTTACGGGCGGCGGGGTCAATATCAAAGAGGTCGATCCCAAAACGATGCGCTCGAAGCTGATGCGGGGATTGTACTTCTGCGGCGAGGTATTGGATATCTATGGGTACACAGGGGGTTATAATATAACGGCTGCATTCGTCACCGGATACACCGCCGGCAAGAATGCAGCCTTAGATACTTATGCCCGAACATCGCCGGAGAAATAA
- a CDS encoding sugar phosphate isomerase/epimerase family protein — translation MKLGVFTVLYSKKPLPEMLDHVAAKGIEAVEIGTGGYPGNAHCPIDELLADDAKLREYEREFSSRGLIISAFSCHGNPLHPNKQIAAEAHETFMKTLELAHRLGVPVVNTFSGCPGDSEDAKYPNWPVAPWPNEFQEVLAWQWENKVIPYWREAGREAEKRRVKIGIELHGGFSVHTPATLMRLRKAVGEVIGANFDPSHMWWQGIDPVQAVLYLGKAGAIHHFHAKDTSLDVNNINIHGVTDMQPYSNMLDRAWQFRTVGYGHDMKVWADMISALRLVGYDYVISIEHEDGLMSIEEGFTKAVQNLQPILMKEPIGDMWWV, via the coding sequence ATGAAACTCGGAGTATTCACAGTCCTGTATTCGAAGAAGCCGCTTCCGGAGATGCTCGATCATGTCGCGGCGAAGGGGATTGAGGCGGTGGAGATCGGTACGGGAGGTTATCCGGGCAATGCCCACTGCCCGATTGATGAGTTGTTGGCGGACGATGCGAAATTGCGAGAATATGAGCGAGAATTCTCCTCCCGCGGCCTCATCATCAGCGCCTTCAGCTGCCACGGCAATCCGCTTCATCCGAACAAGCAGATCGCAGCTGAAGCCCACGAGACATTTATGAAAACCTTGGAGCTGGCACACCGGCTCGGCGTACCCGTCGTCAATACCTTCTCCGGCTGCCCGGGGGATTCGGAGGATGCCAAGTATCCGAACTGGCCGGTAGCGCCTTGGCCGAATGAATTCCAGGAAGTGCTGGCCTGGCAGTGGGAGAACAAGGTCATCCCCTACTGGCGGGAGGCTGGGCGTGAAGCGGAGAAGCGCAGGGTGAAGATCGGCATCGAACTGCACGGCGGGTTCTCCGTGCATACACCGGCCACGCTGATGCGCCTGCGGAAAGCTGTCGGCGAGGTGATCGGTGCGAATTTTGACCCGAGCCATATGTGGTGGCAGGGGATCGATCCCGTGCAAGCGGTGCTCTACCTGGGCAAGGCCGGGGCGATCCACCATTTCCATGCGAAGGATACTTCTCTTGATGTGAACAATATAAATATCCACGGCGTCACCGATATGCAGCCGTATTCCAATATGCTGGATCGGGCATGGCAGTTCCGCACGGTGGGCTACGGCCATGATATGAAGGTGTGGGCGGATATGATCAGCGCGCTTCGCCTTGTCGGCTATGACTATGTGATCAGCATCGAACACGAGGACGGTTTGATGTCGATCGAGGAGGGCTTCACCAAGGCGGTGCAGAATCTGCAGCCGATCCTGATGAAAGAGCCGATTGGCGATATGTGGTGGGTATAA
- a CDS encoding Gfo/Idh/MocA family protein yields MNKVRVGMIGCGGIAVGKHLPALAKLPQVDIVGFYDIIEERAAQAKADFGSSDAKIYDDYRRLLEDPSIDVVHVCTPNDTHAEISIAALEAGKHVMCEKPMAKTAEEARRMVEAAKRTGRKLTIGYQNRFRDDSLYLKKLCESGGLGEIYYAKAHALRRRAVPTWGVFLDEEKQGGGPLIDIGTHALDLTLWMMNNYKPKTVLGAVYHKLGQRENAANAFGPWDPKKFTVEDSAFGFITMEDGASIMLESSWALNTLNEGEAKTTLHGTEAGADMWEGLRINGEAFSQLYVNKVQTDLDGVAFFEGKKETEGEREARMWIESIIEDKDPLVLPEQAYVVTLILEAIYESARTGKAITLSVDPTLVG; encoded by the coding sequence ATGAACAAAGTAAGGGTTGGCATGATCGGCTGCGGCGGGATCGCTGTCGGCAAACATCTGCCGGCTTTGGCGAAGCTGCCGCAAGTTGATATCGTCGGTTTCTACGACATCATCGAGGAGAGAGCCGCGCAGGCGAAGGCGGATTTCGGTTCTTCGGATGCGAAGATCTATGATGATTACCGCAGGCTGCTCGAGGATCCGTCGATCGATGTGGTCCACGTATGCACACCCAATGATACCCATGCGGAGATCTCGATCGCTGCCCTTGAGGCGGGCAAACACGTGATGTGCGAGAAGCCGATGGCGAAGACCGCGGAGGAAGCGCGGCGCATGGTGGAAGCGGCGAAGCGCACGGGCAGGAAATTGACGATCGGATATCAGAACCGCTTTCGCGATGACAGCCTGTATCTGAAGAAGCTCTGTGAATCCGGCGGCTTGGGCGAGATCTATTATGCGAAGGCGCATGCGCTGCGCCGCCGCGCCGTACCGACCTGGGGCGTCTTCCTCGATGAGGAGAAGCAGGGCGGCGGGCCGTTGATCGATATCGGAACGCATGCGCTGGACTTGACCCTGTGGATGATGAATAACTACAAGCCGAAGACGGTGCTGGGAGCTGTCTATCATAAGCTGGGTCAGCGCGAGAATGCGGCGAACGCCTTCGGTCCATGGGATCCGAAGAAATTCACCGTCGAGGATTCAGCCTTCGGCTTCATCACGATGGAGGACGGCGCTTCGATCATGCTCGAATCGAGCTGGGCGCTGAATACCTTGAATGAAGGTGAGGCGAAGACGACGCTGCACGGCACGGAAGCCGGTGCCGACATGTGGGAGGGGCTGCGCATCAATGGTGAGGCCTTCAGCCAATTGTATGTGAACAAAGTGCAGACCGATCTGGACGGCGTCGCTTTCTTCGAAGGCAAGAAGGAGACGGAAGGCGAGCGGGAAGCGCGCATGTGGATCGAATCGATCATCGAGGACAAGGATCCGCTCGTGCTGCCTGAGCAAGCATATGTCGTGACGCTCATCCTCGAGGCGATCTATGAATCGGCGCGTACCGGCAAGGCGATCACGCTGTCCGTGGATCCGACGCTGGTTGGTTAA